Proteins co-encoded in one Setaria viridis chromosome 9, Setaria_viridis_v4.0, whole genome shotgun sequence genomic window:
- the LOC117838629 gene encoding peroxisome biogenesis protein 2 isoform X2 yields MSLVESASASDGPPPQDAWHAEFQRLLPLWESLRDSSKVIIPNSISRVNQFDAARLDVEMSAMLKEQLVKVFSLMKPGLLFQYEPELDAFLEFLIWRFSIWVDKPTPGNALMNLRYRDERLVPITGKEVRTGLEGPGLSVSQKIFYCISFVGGQYIWSRLQSFSAFRRWGDLEQRPLARRAWGLVQNAEGLYQAASFFNLLLFLYGGRYKTIVERILKARLVYGSPNMNRAVSFEYMNRQLVWNEFSEMLLLLLPLLNSSSVKKFLLPFSKDKSAGSFGDEANCPICRSSPSIPFIALPCQHRYCYYCLRTRCSARSSYRCPRCNEVVVAIQRQGSV; encoded by the exons ATGTCCCTCGTTGAGTCCGCCTCTGCTTCGGATGGGCCGCCGCCACAGGACGCATGGCACGCGGAGTTTCAGCGCCTCCTCCCGCTCTGGGAGTCGCTGCGCGATTCATCCAAG GTCATTATCCCAAATTCAATATCTAGGGTGAACCAGTTTGATGCTGCAAGGCTAGATGTCGAGATGTCCGCGATGTTGAAAGAGCAGCTAGTCAAAGTGTTCTCTTTGATGAAG CCAGGACTCTTATTCCAATATGAGCCTGAACTCGATGCTTTCCTCGAATTCCTCATCTGGAGGTTCTCGATTTGGGTTGACAAGCCAACCCCAGGCAATGCACTGATGAACCTAAGATATAGAGATGAGCGGTTAGTGCCCATCACTGGAAAAGAAG TAAGAACAGGTTTGGAAGGACCTGGGCTTTCTGTTTCTCAAAAGATCTTTTATTGTATTAGCTTTGTTGGTGGCCAATATATATGGTCGCGATTGCAGTCCTTTTCTGCTTTCCGTCGATGGGGTGATTTGGAACAG AGACCACTAGCACGCCGTGCCTGGGGCTTAGTGCAGAATGCTGAAGGATTGTACCAAGCTGCTTCATTCTTCAACCTATTATTGTTCCTTTATGGTGGAAG GTACAAAACTATCGTAGAAAGAATTCTGAAAGCAAGACTTGTTTATGGGAGCCCCAACATGAATAGAGCTGTTAGCTTTGAGTACATGAATCGGCAGCTGGTTTGGAACGAGTTTTCG GAAATGTTGCTTTTGCTTCTTCCGCTCTTAAACTCATCCTCTGTAAAGAAGTTCCTTCTCCCCTTCTCCAAAGATAAGTCGGCAGGTTCTTTTGGTGATGAAGCAAATTGTCCTATATGTCGGTCCAGTCCtagcattccttttatagctctTCCATGTCAACACAG GTACTGCTATTATTGCCTACGCACGCGGTGTTCCGCTAGGAGTTCTTACAGATGTCCACGTTGTAACGAGGTGGTTGTTGCAATTCAAAGACAAGGATCAGTTTAG
- the LOC117838629 gene encoding peroxisome biogenesis protein 2 isoform X1, which produces MSLVESASASDGPPPQDAWHAEFQRLLPLWESLRDSSKVIIPNSISRVNQFDAARLDVEMSAMLKEQLVKVFSLMKPGLLFQYEPELDAFLEFLIWRFSIWVDKPTPGNALMNLRYRDERLVPITGKEVRTGLEGPGLSVSQKIFYCISFVGGQYIWSRLQSFSAFRRWGDLEQRPLARRAWGLVQNAEGLYQAASFFNLLLFLYGGRYKTIVERILKARLVYGSPNMNRAVSFEYMNRQLVWNEFSEMLLLLLPLLNSSSVKKFLLPFSKDKSAGSFGDEANCPICRSSPSIPFIALPCQHRQVLCLFPGTAIIAYARGVPLGVLTDVHVVTRWLLQFKDKDQFSLLSRVQQFLPTYRLAL; this is translated from the exons ATGTCCCTCGTTGAGTCCGCCTCTGCTTCGGATGGGCCGCCGCCACAGGACGCATGGCACGCGGAGTTTCAGCGCCTCCTCCCGCTCTGGGAGTCGCTGCGCGATTCATCCAAG GTCATTATCCCAAATTCAATATCTAGGGTGAACCAGTTTGATGCTGCAAGGCTAGATGTCGAGATGTCCGCGATGTTGAAAGAGCAGCTAGTCAAAGTGTTCTCTTTGATGAAG CCAGGACTCTTATTCCAATATGAGCCTGAACTCGATGCTTTCCTCGAATTCCTCATCTGGAGGTTCTCGATTTGGGTTGACAAGCCAACCCCAGGCAATGCACTGATGAACCTAAGATATAGAGATGAGCGGTTAGTGCCCATCACTGGAAAAGAAG TAAGAACAGGTTTGGAAGGACCTGGGCTTTCTGTTTCTCAAAAGATCTTTTATTGTATTAGCTTTGTTGGTGGCCAATATATATGGTCGCGATTGCAGTCCTTTTCTGCTTTCCGTCGATGGGGTGATTTGGAACAG AGACCACTAGCACGCCGTGCCTGGGGCTTAGTGCAGAATGCTGAAGGATTGTACCAAGCTGCTTCATTCTTCAACCTATTATTGTTCCTTTATGGTGGAAG GTACAAAACTATCGTAGAAAGAATTCTGAAAGCAAGACTTGTTTATGGGAGCCCCAACATGAATAGAGCTGTTAGCTTTGAGTACATGAATCGGCAGCTGGTTTGGAACGAGTTTTCG GAAATGTTGCTTTTGCTTCTTCCGCTCTTAAACTCATCCTCTGTAAAGAAGTTCCTTCTCCCCTTCTCCAAAGATAAGTCGGCAGGTTCTTTTGGTGATGAAGCAAATTGTCCTATATGTCGGTCCAGTCCtagcattccttttatagctctTCCATGTCAACACAG ACAGGTTCTTTGTTTGTTTCCAGGTACTGCTATTATTGCCTACGCACGCGGTGTTCCGCTAGGAGTTCTTACAGATGTCCACGTTGTAACGAGGTGGTTGTTGCAATTCAAAGACAAGGATCAGTTTAGTTTACTTAGTCGGGTTCAACAATTCTTGCCCACGTACAGACTAGCTCTTTGA
- the LOC117838629 gene encoding peroxisome biogenesis protein 2 isoform X3: protein MSLVESASASDGPPPQDAWHAEFQRLLPLWESLRDSSKVIIPNSISRVNQFDAARLDVEMSAMLKEQLVKVFSLMKPGLLFQYEPELDAFLEFLIWRFSIWVDKPTPGNALMNLRYRDERLVPITGKEVRTGLEGPGLSVSQKIFYCISFVGGQYIWSRLQSFSAFRRWGDLEQRPLARRAWGLVQNAEGLYQAASFFNLLLFLYGGRYKTIVERILKARLVYGSPNMNRAVSFEYMNRQLVWNEFSEMLLLLLPLLNSSSVKKFLLPFSKDKSAGSFGDEANCPICRSSPSIPFIALPCQHRFFVCFQVLLLLPTHAVFR, encoded by the exons ATGTCCCTCGTTGAGTCCGCCTCTGCTTCGGATGGGCCGCCGCCACAGGACGCATGGCACGCGGAGTTTCAGCGCCTCCTCCCGCTCTGGGAGTCGCTGCGCGATTCATCCAAG GTCATTATCCCAAATTCAATATCTAGGGTGAACCAGTTTGATGCTGCAAGGCTAGATGTCGAGATGTCCGCGATGTTGAAAGAGCAGCTAGTCAAAGTGTTCTCTTTGATGAAG CCAGGACTCTTATTCCAATATGAGCCTGAACTCGATGCTTTCCTCGAATTCCTCATCTGGAGGTTCTCGATTTGGGTTGACAAGCCAACCCCAGGCAATGCACTGATGAACCTAAGATATAGAGATGAGCGGTTAGTGCCCATCACTGGAAAAGAAG TAAGAACAGGTTTGGAAGGACCTGGGCTTTCTGTTTCTCAAAAGATCTTTTATTGTATTAGCTTTGTTGGTGGCCAATATATATGGTCGCGATTGCAGTCCTTTTCTGCTTTCCGTCGATGGGGTGATTTGGAACAG AGACCACTAGCACGCCGTGCCTGGGGCTTAGTGCAGAATGCTGAAGGATTGTACCAAGCTGCTTCATTCTTCAACCTATTATTGTTCCTTTATGGTGGAAG GTACAAAACTATCGTAGAAAGAATTCTGAAAGCAAGACTTGTTTATGGGAGCCCCAACATGAATAGAGCTGTTAGCTTTGAGTACATGAATCGGCAGCTGGTTTGGAACGAGTTTTCG GAAATGTTGCTTTTGCTTCTTCCGCTCTTAAACTCATCCTCTGTAAAGAAGTTCCTTCTCCCCTTCTCCAAAGATAAGTCGGCAGGTTCTTTTGGTGATGAAGCAAATTGTCCTATATGTCGGTCCAGTCCtagcattccttttatagctctTCCATGTCAACACAG GTTCTTTGTTTGTTTCCAGGTACTGCTATTATTGCCTACGCACGCGGTGTTCCGCTAG